From the Megalopta genalis isolate 19385.01 chromosome 13, iyMegGena1_principal, whole genome shotgun sequence genome, one window contains:
- the PNPase gene encoding polyribonucleotide nucleotidyltransferase 1, with the protein MVLLRHSGLLKNKSLLCLRASTCSRNENIYSKVKPSESTEQYTEIQLSDKKTINFLTGKYARFASGNVIATCDGTSVMTTVVRKDEESKSEITPLTVDYRQKAAAIGRIPTNYFRREIGTSESEILASRVIDRSIRPLFDKRYCYETQIVCNLLAADGINDPVVLAINAVSATLSISDVPWNGPVGAVRIGLIDNEFVINPTRRNLQDSILNLIVTSTSKNLILMMEGTANEIFEPDLRKAVRLAAKECQLIIQTILRLQNKIVKPKAKAKIPEEETNVMMEPVKTFSECELHEIFNHYTHDKISRDNAIQCLRMRMLNQLAKDNSEVAAAAGTAFNTLVRDVFRSLMFENNKRCDGRKWNDLRDIKCEVGMFEPLHGSAFFQRGQTQVMCTVTLDSVENALKMDAISSLVSGIKDKNFFLHYEFPPYATNNTGRVTGFNRREIGHGALAEKGLKAVIPKDYPFAIRLTSEVLESNGSSSMASVCGGSMALMDAGVPISSPVAGVAIGLISKPLDSDQNDIGDYRILTDILGIEDYLGDMDFKIAGTKKGFTALQLDVKVPGLPLKVIMESIHSASIAKSKIIQTMNKVISSPREGKTENKPIFETFQVPIFQRAKFLGPGGYNVKKIFTETGVQINPQDEDTYSLFAPNKAAMTEAKEMINQILTKEAEPVLMFGDIYTAKITEIRDTGVMITLYPKMQPTLLPNSQLDQRRIHHPSVLGLEVGQEIQVKYFGRDPVSGMIRLSRKVLQTPQISEMRNLGIADENGN; encoded by the exons ATGGTATTACTGAGGCACAGCGGATTGTTAAAGAACAAAAGTTTACTTTGTTTACGAGCGAGTACATGTAGCAGAAATGAAAACATTTATAGTAAAGTTAAGCCATCAGAATCCACGGAACAGTATACGGAAATACAATTATCAGATAA AAAAACAATCAACTTTCTGACTGGAAAGTATGCTCGATTCGCGAGCGGAAACGTGATCGCAACATGCGATGGTACCTCGGTTATGACCACTGTAGTTCGAAAAGATGAAGAAAGCAAAAGTGAAATCACTCCATTAACAGTGGATTATCGGCAGAAAGCTGCTGCGATTGGTCGTATACCAACGAATTATTTTCGTAGAGAAATAGGTACCTCAGAAAGTGAAATTCTTGCGAGCAGAGTGATAGATAGATCTATACGTCCACTGTTCGACAAAAGATATTGTTATGAAACCCAAATAGTATGCAATTTATTGGCTGCTGATGGAATCAATGATCCTGTAGTATTGGCGATCAATGCCGTATCAGCCACTTTAAGCATCTCTGACGTCCCATGGAACGGACCTGTAGGAGCTGTAAGAATTGGTCTAATTGACAATGAGTTTGTAATTAATCCTACGAGGCGTAATCTTCAAGATAGTATACTAAATCTTATTGTAACATCCACCTCCAAAAATTTAATTCTCATGATGGAAGGTACAGCGAACGAGATTTTTGAGCCAGATCTCCGGAAAGCTGTACGTTTGGCAGCCAAAGAATGTCAGCTAATTATACAAACTATATTGCGGTTGCAAAATAAAATAGTCAAACCTAAGGCTAAGGCTAAAATTCCAGAGGAAGAAACTAATGTTATGATGGAGCCTGTGAAAACATTTTCAGAATGTGAGCTACATGAAATCTTTAACCACTATACACACGACAAAATTTCACGGGATAATGCTATTCAATGTTTAAGAATGAGAATGTTAAATCAGTTGGCAAAAGATAATTCAGAAGTTGCCGCAGCTGCTGGAACTGCGTTTAACACGCTTGTTAGAGACGTATTTAGATCTCTAatgtttgaaaataataaaag ATGCGACGGTCGCAAATGGAATGATTTGAGAGATATAAAGTGTGAAGTAGGTATGTTTGAACCACTTCATGGTTCTGCATTCTTTCAAAGAGGACAGACTCAAGTTATGTGTACTGTCACTCTTGACTCTGTAGAAAACGCCCTTAAGATGGATGCAATTTCGTCACTGGTTAG TGGTATCAAAGACAAGAATTTTTTCCTACATTATGAGTTTCCACCATATGCAACTAACAATACCGGAAGGGTTACTGGATTTAACCGTAGAGAAATAGGTCACGGAGCGTTAGCAGAGAAAGGTTTGAAAGCAGTCATACCAAAAGATTACCCTTTCGCTATAAGGCTTACAAGCGAAGTGTTAGAGTCAAACG GTTCTTCATCGATGGCTTCTGTGTGTGGTGGCAGTATGGCGTTAATGGACGCAGGCGTGCCAATATCGTCTCCAGTTGCCGGCGTAGCGATTGGATTGATATCAAAGCCCCTCGACAGCGACCAGAACGATATAGGCGATTATAGGATATTAACGGATATATTA GGTATAGAGGACTATTTAGGTGATATGGATTTTAAGATAGCTGGAACGAAAAAAGGATTTACCGCGTTGCAACTCGATGTTAAAGTACCAGGTTTGCCTTTGAAAGTGATAATGGAGAGTATTCACAGTGCAAGCATTGCAAAAAGTAAAATAATTCAAACCATGAACAAAGTGATATCATCTCCCCGTGAGGGTAAAACGGAAAATAAACCGATTTTCGAAACTTTTCAAGTGCCCATATTTCAGAGAGCGAAGTTCCTTGGGCCTGGAGGCTATAACGTGAAGAAAATCTTCACAGAGACTGGCGTGCAA ATAAATCCGCAAGACGAGGACACGTATTCTCTGTTCGCGCCTAATAAAGCCGCGATGACCGAAGCGAAAGAGATGATCAACCAAATTCTTACGAAAGAGGCTGAGCCGGTATTAATGTTTGGTGATATTTACACGGCTAAGATCACCGAAATTCGTGACACCGGGGTCATGATCACATTGTACCCTAAAATGCAACCGACGTTGTTGCCCAATTCGCAGCTGGACCAGCGTAGAATTCACCATCCTTCTGTACTAGGTCTCGAGGTCGGTCAAGAGATACAAGTGAAATATTTCGGACGAGACCCGGTCAGTGGAATGATTAGATTGTCGCGTAAAGTGTTGCAAACACCGCAGATCTCGGAAATGCGGAATCTCGGCATAGCCGATGAGAACGGTAATTAG